The following is a genomic window from Clostridium fungisolvens.
AATATGTAAAGATGAATTATTATTTACTGTAGGGGAGGATAAAAACATGGTACAATACCGATTCTATTATGACGAATCAGAGCATAGCAGAAAAATCAATCTTAATACGGTAAATGCTACGAATTACTATGATAATTTTATAGCTGTTATTGTTGGTTGGAAAATCGAAAGCGAAAAGTCGGTCTTTGAGAAGTATGCTGCTTTCGAAGAAAAGTACACTGATCGTAAATCAAAAGGAGAATTAAAAAGTCAGACACTTAATCAGAGCCAATTTAAGAACGGATTTGCTTCTATGAATAAAAGTAATGTTTGCTTTCTTACTGATTTCCTTTTAGTATTCGATAGTGATATTGAAGTCTACTTTTCTGTAATAAGTAAGATCGAATTTATTATTTCTCAGCTCTTTTATGGTTATAATAATAGCTTTTTCTGTGATATTGATGCTATGAAGTATTCAATTGTAAAAGCGATTTTAATGTATCAACCAAAAGAAATAATTGAGGGTATATTTGAAAATACAGAAGAACTTGTAGCAACTTTGAAAGCTTTTTTTAAAGATAGAATTCAACAAAACAAGGTGAATTTATCGTTAAAACAAAGAGAAACTAAAGCCTTTGAAGAAATTTTAGAGATTTTATATGATATTCACGATGTAAGTACTATCGAATGGAATTATGATATAGCTTTTTTGGGGTTTAAAAAATACATAACAGAGCGAGCAATAAATGATTTTATATTGGTAATAGATAAAGAGGGCGAAAGCAGCAATACACTAAATGCAGCTAAAAAGGTCGGTTTTAGTACTGCGATAGAAGTTGATTCAAAATGCTCAATAGGAGTCCGTATTTCTGATATGTTGGCTGGTTTGCTTTCCAAATTACTTAAATCATTGCATAATTCATTGAGGTATAATTCTTCTGATGAACAACTTCAAAAGAAAATTCTAAGCAAGGAATGGTTTTTGCTTAGCCAAGACCAATTAGAATTGTACAAGAAGTTGTATATAATCGTCTGTAAATTAAATAATGCTTGGTATAAAACCTTTTCAGGTAAGTACTCTGATGACTTAATAATGTTGATTGCGTTTTTAAATTATATGAATCATTTTTCCTCGACGGAAGAAATAAGAAAACAGAATGTTGATATGCAGGGCGAGTATTTTAACTCATATGCATGTGAGTACCTTGAAGATTACTTTGACAGAATGAGAAATAAACTTCCACTTAATCCAATATCATCAGATGCAAAGAACTATTTTTTCAATAAAAGAGGCGCAAAAGTGTTTTTTGATGTACGACGTCAACCGTTATTGAAGTTCACGAATGGACATTGCAAATGTAGTGTTCTTTCAATTGGATTTAGCAGAGAAGGTATTCCATTGGCTACTATTTCAGAAGCTAAAGGAAATTATTGTTATAGATTGCCTAAAGATTTAAGCGAATGGTCAATGTCTGTAGTAGGACTAGCTAATATGGGAATGAATATGTTTCCGGCAGAAGTTGTTTTTATAGAAGATAATGGTAAGTTTTATGCTGATGTTTTATAACAAAATTCATCTAATCTATTAAACTAAATAACTAATTTTTTAATATTACTAAGATATATTTAAATATTAAATTAATGAAAATGCCGTATTATCCAAAATGAATATGCGGTATTTTTTAGTACTCAATTCAGGGAAAATATGTATATAAAACCAACAATGAATATTACTAACTTTTAAACTTATAAATTTAAATTGTATCTCATAGAATAAAAGCAGTCATATCTCAGACTGCTTTGCTTCTATCCCACCTTATATTCATCAACATTCTTAGTTATTATTTGAGCTCCAGATTTCTGAATAAGCTTTCCACCAGAACTAAAGAATGCATCTTTACTTATTATTACATCCATTGCAGTTGATATTTCAGCTGCAGTTAAAGTATCCTTGACACCTTTTATCGATAGATTGATTTTATCTCCACTTTCATTCTTAAATGTAAGGACCAAATATTTTGTTTCCATTCTCACTTCCTCCTTTCTGCGAAGTTGTAATTAAATTTGCTATTTTCTTTATAATTTATATATCCTCTACTAGATAATCCTGCTGCTTTCTTATATAAACTATATCTGAGCTCATTAAACCTTCTAGAGCTTTTCCTACTGAATATAAATCATCATCGGTTAAGTCTAGTCTTATATTAGAAAACCTTTGGCTGCTGAAGGTATCGTCTCCTTTGTCATTTGTTCCAGTCTTATACTTTAAGATCATTGCGTTACCGCTTAATATTGCTGTTGCCATCCTTGTCACCTCCTCTCATAGCTTTTAGTGTTCAAAGCTTTAGATACTCTCCTACCTTTTAGGGTCTACTCTGCCTCACCAAATTCTTCTTCAAAGCTAAAACTATTTACAACCTTTGTGGTTCTTTCGGTATAGTCATCAGCCAATTCATCAAGTCTGCCACAGATATATTTTAAAGAGCATCCTTCACAATTTTTTATTACTTCATTCTCTAATAGTGAGCAGCTAAGTTCATCTCCATAGGTAGAGTCTCTTATTGCCAAAGCTATCTGCATCTTATCAAAGCTCAGTACCTCTTCTGAATTAATTGAAATAGAATCTTTAATCATAAAATCATTCCTTCCCTTGCTATTTAATTGAGCAATTTATTACTCTTCTAATTAGCTTATATGCCTCAAAGTCTGATTTTTAGGGTTTATTTAAATAATTATTTAATCAAAAAAATATATCTTCATATAAAGATATATTTAAAAATTCATATAAACATAAAATTAAATATTTAATAAATCATATAAATATATAGGAAACATGCGGGTTTAGAGGTTTCAACTTCATTTTCAGTCACTTATTTTTCTAAAATTTATATACTTCAGGCATATAAGAATCTATATAAAACAAATAAAATAAGTCGTTGTACAAGCTAGTACACGAGATATAAAATGGAGGATTTATAAATGGCTAGAAAGAAATCAAAGAGTTTTACTATAGATAAAGATGATTTAGCTTATGAAGAAGAGGTAGAGATGAATGGTTTTATTGAAGATACGGTTGTTGGTACACCTGTTGCTACTTTTAATTTTTGTGAAGAGGCTTCTAGTGCTCCACCAGCTAATAGCCAACTTGATTCTACCAATAAAGATAACAGTACTAATAAAATTGATTTAAATATTACTAATTCCAACGTAACAAAGACCAATTCTTATAATGTAAATAATACTAACACTATTATAGATAACAGAACCTTAAAGTCCCAACCGAATGGAGTAACCCCTCCTATTGATGGAGAAGCTTTTGTAATAACTCGTACTTTTAAATTTAGAGTATCTACAGCAAGACTTCTAAATGAAATCAAGGCAACTCATCCTGATCCAAATGCTTATCTAAGTACCATAATAGATACTGCTATAAGAAAGTATCATGATTATATTTTCAAAGAAGGTGGAACTTTTCTTTAATCTTTCATTCACAGGCATATATATCTTATGAATGGAGGTGATTTCAATATGGAGGTTAATGATTTAGTAAATTTGATCTCGAATACCGGTTTTCCAGTTGTTATAAGCGGATATCTTCTTATAAGACTTGAAAAACAGATAGTTGGATTAAGTGCATCAATCAATAAACTCAATACCATAATATCAACTAAACTTGGAGTTGTTGTAGATTATTCAGATGAAAATAAAAGTGCCTAAACACAATTATTAAAGGCATCTAAACACTCCAAAGAAAAAATAACTATAAATTTCCCAAAACTTTTTAACTAAGGCATATATACTAATTGAAAGCTAAAGACAGAGAGCTTTAAGCTTCAAAACTAAATTCTAAAGGGAGGAAAACATTATGGCAGTAAATAAAGTTTTAGACACAACTTCATTTGCAATCGAGGTTGAAAGCGGCACAGATAAGACCGGTGCAAAGATCTACAGAAAGAAGACTTTTTCTGGAGTAAAGAACAGTGCAACTCCTGAAAATGTATATGCTGTAGCTGATGCTATAAAAGCTGTTTTAAGTGCTGGTACTAGAGACTACTACTTAAATGAAGCATCAAAGATAGTAAATGCTTAGTAATTCTTAACTACTAAATCTAATTAAGTGAAAGGAGAAAAATCATGGAATATACATTATCTTTAACTTTTGTTAACACTGCTGGGGACAAGGTATCCCTAAGCATAGCAGGTGTTAAGCCTGATATAACTAAAGATGAAGTAAACAGCCTTATGGATACCATCATAGCTAAGGATGTATTTGAAAACAAA
Proteins encoded in this region:
- a CDS encoding YvrJ family protein, with protein sequence MEVNDLVNLISNTGFPVVISGYLLIRLEKQIVGLSASINKLNTIISTKLGVVVDYSDENKSA
- a CDS encoding DUF1659 domain-containing protein; this encodes MAVNKVLDTTSFAIEVESGTDKTGAKIYRKKTFSGVKNSATPENVYAVADAIKAVLSAGTRDYYLNEASKIVNA
- a CDS encoding DUF1659 domain-containing protein → MATAILSGNAMILKYKTGTNDKGDDTFSSQRFSNIRLDLTDDDLYSVGKALEGLMSSDIVYIRKQQDYLVEDI
- a CDS encoding DUF2922 domain-containing protein; this translates as METKYLVLTFKNESGDKINLSIKGVKDTLTAAEISTAMDVIISKDAFFSSGGKLIQKSGAQIITKNVDEYKVG
- a CDS encoding DUF2922 domain-containing protein — protein: MEYTLSLTFVNTAGDKVSLSIAGVKPDITKDEVNSLMDTIIAKDVFENKGISLASKYGAQLTQRQTTKFDL